From the genome of Miscanthus floridulus cultivar M001 chromosome 10, ASM1932011v1, whole genome shotgun sequence, one region includes:
- the LOC136485783 gene encoding uncharacterized protein, protein MADVVMKIIDVSIAIKEAVDTARTNHKECNAIAKVADHVCGLVQMLRANAPMAMVQHPVVAGTLGSVLDSMKEALELVIRCGKKNIVLQLITAQSTAKKLARVKSEILQKISLGTLAVTVATAVSLSRPQRSVQLPQPVHCRSRVELARMVGVIYNGQWIDMILTLVTPETTTTVALAMRASGAQATFLSGHDNNIMCALGIYLNGVIFHAILVHHGVLGCVIYGGIHGDYETEELCGDVLDAAERNSSSLCCSSPRISEISDDSDAATDSSQALLLGQLAVEGAVIACHAKDEFDAQLAKGNEAGKLVIINFMSPTCGPCQEIAPVFVECAKEYPTAAVFLEVDIHELKEVATIYNIEGTPTFVFIRYNQTMETCFVGASPDKLRNTIKEFIDDAPASASSSA, encoded by the exons ATGGCTGACGTCGTGATGAAAATCATTGACGTCAGTATCGCCATCAAGGAGGCAGTTGACACTGCCCGAACGAACCACAAAGAGTGCAACGCCATCGCGAAGGTGGCAGACCACGTCTGCGGACTGGTCCAGATGCTGAGAGCAAACGCCCCCATGGCCATGGTGCAGCACCCAGTGGTTGCAGGGACCCTAGGTTCCGTGCTGGATAGCATGAAGGAGGCTTTGGAGCTGGTGATTCGCTGTGGGAAGAAGAACATCGTTCTTCAGCTCATCACGGCGCAATCCACGGCCAAGAAATTGGCGAGGGTGAAGAGTGAGATACTGCAGAAGATCTCGCTTGGAACCCTGGCGGTCACGGTGGCTACCGCCGTCAGCCTCAGTAGGCCACAG CGATCAGTACAACTGCCTCAGCCTGTCCATTGTCGCTCGAGGGTTGAGCTCGCTCGAATGGTCGGTGTTATCTACAATGGACAATGG ATAGATATGATATTGACTCTCGTAACACCCGAGACCACCACGACGGTGGCTCTTGCCATGAGAG CTTCGGGTGCACAGGCCACTTTTCTATCCGGGCATGACAACAACATCATGTGTGCCCTTGGTATATACTTGAACGGTGTTATCTTCCATGCCATATTGGTCCATCATGGTGTGCTTGGTTGTGTAATCTATGGTGGCATTCATGGTGATTATGAAACTGAGGAACTTTGTGGCGATGTTCTAGATGCGGCAGAAAGA AACTCCTCATCTTTATGTTGCTCATCGCCCCGGATAAGTGAGATCAGCGATGATTCGGATGCAGCAACTGATTCTTCGCAGGCCCTGCTCCTTGGCCAGTTGGCTGTAGAGGGGGCTGTGATCGCGTGCCACGCCAAGGATGAGTTCGACGCCCAGTTGGCCAAGGGCAACGAGGCCGGCAAGCTG GTGATCATCAACTTCATGTCCCCCACGTGCGGTCCTTGCCAAGAGATTGCCCCGGTGTTCGTGGAGTGTGCCAAGGAGTACCCTACTGCCGCTGTCTTCCTCGAGGTCGACATTCACGAACTGAAG GAAGTTGCTACCATCTACAACATCGAGGGGACGCCGACCTTCGTCTTCATCAGGTACAATCAGACGATGGAGACCTGCTTTGTTGGTGCCTCTCCGGATAAGCTCCGCAACACCATCAAGGAGTTCATCGACGACGCTCCTGCCTCTGCGTCGTCGTCCGCCTAA